A genomic region of Barnesiella viscericola DSM 18177 contains the following coding sequences:
- a CDS encoding efflux RND transporter permease subunit: MSLYEGSVKKPIMTSLCFVAVAILGIFSYTKLPIDLYPDIETNMIMVMTAYPGASAADVENNVTRPLENALNAVSDLKHITSESKENMSLITLEFEYGEDIDVLTNDVRDKLDMVKTELPDDSENPIIFKFSSDMIPIVILSVQAKESMPALYKILDDNVASPLARISGVGSVSISGAPEREIQIYVDPVKLEAYNLSIETIASVIGAENRNVPGGTFDVGSETYSLRVQGEFSDASQMNDIVVGSFGGKSVYLRDVAVVHDSVEERAQETYNNGVQGAMIVIQKQSGANSVEISNEVMKALPRLQKNLPSDVKLGVIIDTSDNIRNTIDTLFETVVLALIFVSIVVFLFLGRWRATMIIVITIPISLVASFIYLAATGNSLNIISLSSLSIAIGMVVDDAIVVLENVTNHIERGSEPMQAAVHGTNEVGLSVVASTLTLIAVFFPLTLVTGMTGVLFKQLGWMVTIIMVISIVCALSLTPMLCSRLLKLQPKQSRMFKLLYGPIEKGLDAFDNGYARLLHWAVGHRTIVFVGCMSFFVLSLFLVRFVGSEFMPTQDNARIGVTVEMPIGTRTEISKEVGMRLYRQWMEQYPEIEVCNFTVGQASTDNVFASMTDNGSHILTYNISLSDPDKRERTLSEICDLMRKDLAGYPEIKKSQVNLGGGMSAMGGETTIDYEIYGYSFEESDSVASQLAALLREIKGVSEVRISRGDYQPEYQVDFDREKLALNGLNLTTAATYLRNRINGATASQFREEGEEYDIKVMYAPEYRTSIEDIENIMVYNAQGKGVRIKELGTVVERFSPPTIERKDRERINTVSAILSGAAMSDVVAEAQKKIDQMSIPSGISIQLSGSYEDQQDSFSDLFMLMYLIVILVFIVMAAQFESLTYPFIIMFSLPFAFSGVFLALWLSGNTLNVMSLIGAIMLIGIVVKNGIVLIDYISLNRERGMGIREAVVKGGHSRLRPVIMTTLTTILGMVPMAVGTGQGSEMWRPMGTAVIGGLTVSTILTLILIPVLYCVFASVGVKRRRRKHHERLTSSNSTL, translated from the coding sequence ATGAGTCTATACGAAGGTTCGGTCAAGAAACCTATCATGACCTCGCTCTGTTTCGTGGCGGTGGCCATTCTGGGTATCTTTTCCTACACCAAACTGCCTATCGACCTTTATCCCGACATCGAGACCAACATGATTATGGTGATGACCGCCTATCCAGGGGCCAGCGCCGCCGATGTCGAGAACAACGTGACCCGTCCCTTGGAAAACGCGCTCAATGCCGTGAGCGACTTGAAGCACATCACCTCGGAGTCGAAAGAGAACATGTCGCTCATCACCCTCGAATTTGAGTATGGCGAGGACATCGACGTACTTACCAACGACGTGCGCGATAAACTGGACATGGTCAAGACCGAGTTGCCCGACGATTCGGAGAACCCCATCATCTTCAAGTTCAGCTCCGACATGATTCCTATCGTCATTCTTTCGGTACAAGCCAAGGAGAGTATGCCGGCTTTGTACAAGATTCTTGACGACAACGTGGCCAGTCCGTTGGCCCGTATCAGCGGGGTAGGTTCGGTGTCGATTAGCGGTGCGCCCGAGCGGGAAATTCAGATTTATGTCGATCCCGTGAAGCTCGAAGCCTATAACCTCAGTATCGAGACCATCGCCTCGGTCATCGGGGCCGAGAACCGCAACGTGCCGGGTGGTACGTTCGACGTGGGTTCCGAGACCTATTCGCTGCGGGTGCAGGGCGAGTTTAGCGATGCCTCGCAGATGAACGACATTGTCGTGGGCTCCTTTGGTGGCAAGAGCGTCTATTTGCGCGATGTGGCTGTGGTACACGACTCGGTCGAGGAGCGTGCTCAGGAGACTTACAATAACGGCGTGCAGGGAGCCATGATTGTGATTCAGAAACAGTCGGGAGCCAACTCGGTCGAAATCTCCAACGAGGTGATGAAGGCCTTGCCCCGCTTGCAGAAGAATCTGCCCAGCGACGTGAAACTGGGTGTGATTATCGATACCTCCGACAATATTCGCAACACCATCGATACTTTGTTCGAGACCGTGGTGCTGGCCCTGATATTCGTCTCGATTGTGGTGTTCCTCTTCCTGGGACGCTGGCGGGCTACGATGATTATCGTCATCACGATACCCATCTCGCTGGTCGCCTCGTTCATCTATCTGGCAGCTACCGGCAACTCGCTCAACATCATTTCGCTTTCGTCACTATCCATCGCCATCGGTATGGTGGTCGACGATGCTATCGTGGTACTCGAGAATGTAACCAATCACATCGAGCGGGGCAGCGAGCCCATGCAGGCGGCCGTGCATGGTACCAACGAGGTGGGCCTTTCGGTTGTAGCCTCTACGCTCACGCTTATCGCCGTGTTCTTCCCCCTCACGCTGGTAACCGGTATGACGGGAGTGCTCTTCAAGCAACTGGGTTGGATGGTTACCATCATCATGGTCATCTCCATTGTGTGTGCCCTCTCGCTTACTCCCATGCTCTGTTCGCGCCTGTTGAAGCTGCAACCCAAGCAATCCCGCATGTTCAAACTGCTTTACGGTCCTATCGAGAAGGGTCTCGACGCGTTCGACAACGGCTATGCCCGGTTGCTGCACTGGGCCGTAGGTCATCGCACGATTGTTTTTGTGGGCTGTATGTCGTTCTTTGTGCTTAGCCTCTTCCTGGTGCGTTTCGTAGGGTCGGAGTTCATGCCCACCCAGGATAATGCCCGTATCGGGGTGACCGTTGAGATGCCTATCGGTACCCGTACTGAAATCTCAAAAGAGGTGGGTATGCGCCTTTACCGTCAATGGATGGAGCAGTACCCCGAAATCGAGGTGTGCAACTTTACCGTAGGTCAGGCCAGTACCGACAACGTGTTTGCTTCGATGACCGACAACGGTTCGCACATATTGACCTATAATATCAGTTTGAGCGATCCCGACAAGCGCGAGCGCACCCTGTCGGAGATTTGCGACCTCATGCGTAAGGACCTGGCCGGTTACCCCGAAATCAAGAAGTCGCAGGTGAACTTGGGTGGCGGTATGTCGGCCATGGGTGGTGAGACTACCATCGACTATGAAATCTACGGTTACTCCTTCGAGGAGTCGGACAGCGTGGCTTCCCAACTGGCAGCCCTGCTCCGTGAAATCAAGGGCGTGAGCGAGGTGCGCATCAGTCGTGGCGACTATCAGCCCGAGTATCAGGTCGACTTCGACCGCGAGAAACTGGCCCTCAACGGCCTCAACCTCACCACGGCGGCTACCTATCTGCGCAACCGCATTAACGGTGCCACCGCTTCGCAGTTCCGCGAGGAGGGCGAGGAGTATGACATCAAGGTGATGTATGCCCCCGAATATCGTACCTCGATTGAGGATATTGAAAACATCATGGTCTACAATGCCCAAGGCAAGGGCGTGCGCATCAAGGAGCTGGGTACCGTGGTCGAGCGATTCTCGCCGCCTACCATCGAGCGTAAGGACCGTGAGCGTATCAACACCGTGTCGGCTATCCTCTCGGGAGCAGCCATGAGCGACGTGGTAGCCGAGGCTCAGAAGAAAATCGACCAGATGTCGATACCCTCGGGAATCTCTATCCAGCTGTCGGGTTCGTATGAGGACCAACAGGATTCGTTCAGCGACCTCTTCATGCTCATGTACCTCATCGTCATACTTGTGTTCATCGTCATGGCGGCTCAGTTCGAGTCGTTGACCTATCCGTTCATCATCATGTTCTCACTGCCCTTCGCCTTCTCGGGAGTCTTCCTGGCCCTGTGGCTCTCGGGCAACACGCTCAACGTGATGTCGCTTATCGGAGCCATCATGCTGATCGGTATTGTGGTGAAGAACGGTATTGTGCTCATCGACTACATCTCGCTGAACCGCGAGCGGGGCATGGGTATCCGCGAGGCCGTGGTCAAAGGTGGTCACTCCCGTCTGCGCCCGGTAATCATGACTACCCTCACCACCATCTTGGGTATGGTGCCCATGGCTGTGGGTACCGGACAGGGCTCAGAGATGTGGCGACCCATGGGTACGGCAGTAATCGGCGGTCTCACCGTGTCGACCATTCTCACCCTTATTCTTATCCCGGTGCTCTATTGCGTATTTGCCTCGGTGGGTGTGAAACGCCGCCGCAGGAAACACCACGAGCGTTTGACATCGAGTAACTCTACTTTGTAA
- a CDS encoding PG0541 family transporter-associated protein translates to MKSVFITFDQAHYTQIVETLDKLSCRGYSYFEQMRGRGSKTGEPHYGSHAWPSMCSAIITMVDDDKVEPLLKRLKQMDEAKPQLGLRAFVWTIEQSV, encoded by the coding sequence ATGAAATCGGTTTTTATCACTTTCGACCAAGCTCACTATACCCAGATTGTTGAGACACTCGACAAGTTGTCGTGCCGGGGATACTCCTATTTTGAGCAGATGCGCGGGCGGGGTTCCAAGACGGGTGAACCTCACTATGGCAGCCATGCCTGGCCCTCGATGTGCTCGGCCATCATCACCATGGTCGACGACGACAAGGTGGAGCCCTTGCTGAAACGATTGAAGCAGATGGACGAGGCCAAGCCTCAGTTGGGGCTGCGGGCTTTTGTCTGGACTATCGAACAGTCTGTCTGA
- a CDS encoding WG repeat-containing protein, whose protein sequence is MKHTTIWARLLLGSVTVITLLSACGGGKKQEKIEITPYILNLHLKYSFIDNFEGGLARVMMKTKTESGRETGVFGCVDEEGHEVIPCIYESVYIEPGGVLVSPKEGNNKLFVYRDGAMQEFPVPDGLEPQGGFYDGRARVHDEDFNYGYIDTEGNLVVPCRYNSADDFSEGLAVVEQNWRKGYIDVDGNEMTPLIYWNAMDFYNGMGCVQNEEGLYGYVDATGREVIPCQFESADFFYGDVAPVCLDGSYGLIDKTGKFVSATRYKSMGVCSSNLFYYGEDGLYGFVDVRQNVLTPARYNKIDNCREGMVAVAQQGKYGFVNEKGEEVIPCIYSRVNWFDQGFARVARNGRVGYIDKTGREIFLLPSNSFSSASRSGFGVFCFESGGEVFIFDEEGNRLDSNGLETPGVASAGSDASAGSGAGGGSGVVVVPSVSVPASTGSSQSDPSRRVEWEIRRNRAIEELARLQVKLIEDPNSAYIKHNIQTQQNIINTCNEMIATYQ, encoded by the coding sequence ATGAAACACACGACTATTTGGGCTCGCCTGCTGTTGGGTTCGGTGACCGTTATCACGCTTCTGTCGGCCTGTGGAGGAGGCAAAAAACAGGAAAAGATAGAAATCACTCCCTATATTCTCAACCTGCATTTGAAATATTCGTTTATCGACAATTTCGAGGGAGGCCTGGCTCGGGTGATGATGAAGACCAAGACCGAGTCGGGGCGCGAGACAGGTGTCTTCGGTTGTGTCGACGAGGAGGGGCACGAGGTGATACCCTGCATCTACGAGTCGGTATATATAGAGCCCGGTGGTGTGCTGGTTTCCCCGAAAGAGGGGAACAACAAGCTCTTTGTCTATCGCGACGGTGCGATGCAGGAGTTCCCGGTGCCCGACGGTCTCGAGCCGCAGGGGGGCTTCTACGATGGCCGGGCGAGAGTGCATGACGAGGATTTCAATTATGGGTATATCGATACCGAGGGGAATCTGGTGGTGCCTTGCCGTTATAATTCTGCCGATGATTTCAGCGAAGGACTGGCCGTGGTCGAGCAGAATTGGAGAAAGGGGTATATCGATGTCGACGGCAACGAGATGACCCCTCTGATCTATTGGAATGCGATGGATTTTTACAACGGTATGGGTTGTGTGCAGAACGAAGAGGGGCTCTATGGTTATGTCGATGCGACGGGGCGCGAGGTAATACCCTGTCAGTTTGAATCGGCCGACTTTTTTTATGGCGATGTAGCTCCGGTATGCCTCGATGGGAGCTATGGCCTCATCGACAAGACGGGCAAGTTTGTCTCGGCCACTCGGTACAAGTCGATGGGAGTCTGTTCCTCCAATCTGTTCTATTACGGCGAAGACGGCCTCTATGGTTTTGTCGATGTCCGGCAAAACGTGCTGACCCCGGCCCGATACAACAAAATCGATAACTGCCGGGAAGGCATGGTAGCTGTGGCCCAGCAGGGTAAATATGGGTTCGTAAACGAGAAGGGTGAGGAGGTAATCCCCTGCATATACAGTCGGGTGAACTGGTTCGACCAGGGCTTTGCCCGGGTAGCCCGCAACGGTCGGGTAGGATATATCGACAAGACGGGGCGCGAAATCTTCCTGCTCCCCTCGAACAGCTTTTCGAGTGCTTCGCGCTCGGGCTTCGGGGTATTCTGTTTCGAGAGCGGCGGCGAGGTCTTCATCTTCGATGAGGAGGGCAACCGGCTCGACAGCAACGGGCTCGAAACCCCGGGTGTGGCTTCGGCCGGGAGCGACGCCTCGGCCGGCAGTGGTGCCGGGGGTGGTTCGGGCGTAGTGGTGGTACCCTCGGTCTCGGTACCGGCTTCGACCGGCAGCAGCCAGAGCGACCCTTCCCGTAGGGTTGAGTGGGAAATCCGTCGCAACCGGGCTATCGAAGAATTGGCCCGCTTGCAGGTGAAACTCATTGAAGATCCCAATTCGGCATACATCAAGCACAACATACAGACACAGCAAAACATCATCAACACCTGCAACGAGATGATTGCCACTTACCAGTAA
- a CDS encoding phosphatase: MNILLDVHTHTIASGHAFSTLQEMVQAAADKGLQLLGITEHTSGIPGTCSDIYFRNLPVVPRHMYGVELLLGAEINIIDYKGHLDLEERYFRFLDLRIAGLHSLCYLPGTVDQNTEAVLGAIGNRHIDIISHPGDGTADLLFEPLVLAAKENGVLLEINNSSLNPYRHKTKARDNNLEILRLCKRYEQPVILGSDAHISFSIADYHWLYPLLAETDFPEALILNDKPEAFKARLKKNREETVF; the protein is encoded by the coding sequence ATGAATATTCTTCTTGATGTACACACGCACACGATAGCCAGCGGGCACGCATTCAGCACCCTGCAAGAGATGGTGCAGGCTGCGGCCGACAAGGGGCTGCAACTGCTGGGTATTACCGAACACACGAGCGGTATCCCCGGGACCTGTTCCGACATCTATTTCCGCAATTTGCCGGTGGTGCCTCGCCACATGTACGGGGTGGAGTTGCTGTTGGGGGCCGAAATCAATATTATCGACTACAAGGGACATCTCGATTTGGAGGAGCGCTATTTCCGTTTTCTCGACCTGCGCATCGCCGGACTGCACTCGTTGTGCTACCTGCCGGGTACTGTCGACCAGAATACCGAGGCGGTGCTGGGGGCGATAGGCAATCGCCACATCGACATCATCAGTCACCCGGGCGACGGTACGGCCGACCTGCTTTTCGAGCCGCTGGTACTGGCGGCCAAGGAGAACGGCGTGTTGCTCGAGATCAACAACAGTTCGCTCAATCCCTATCGGCACAAGACGAAGGCCCGTGACAACAATCTCGAAATTCTGCGTCTGTGCAAACGCTACGAGCAGCCGGTTATCCTGGGCAGCGACGCCCACATTTCATTCTCGATAGCCGATTATCACTGGCTCTATCCGTTGTTGGCCGAGACCGATTTCCCCGAAGCGCTGATTCTCAACGACAAGCCCGAGGCTTTCAAGGCCCGTTTGAAGAAGAACCGGGAAGAGACCGTGTTCTAA
- a CDS encoding ABC transporter permease, with protein METINIGYGHMVLGFLLLIIPTYFLYRYRTGLVRDTLWAALRMTVQLFFIGFYLEYLFLWDSVWINLLWVLFMIVIASSTVLKRTKLPLKMLFMAVSVAFLVSLLIIDLYFLGLVVRPEKIFTARYFIPISGMILGNMLSANVIALNSFYGSLNRERQLYLYLLGNGASPGESLAPFMREALIKSFNPTIASMAVMGLIALPGTMTGQILGGSSPSVAIKYQILLMIAIFASSLISVLLTLWISRRKSFDRYGMMRF; from the coding sequence ATGGAAACGATAAACATCGGCTATGGCCACATGGTCCTGGGATTTCTGCTGCTGATTATCCCCACCTATTTTCTCTACCGCTACCGCACCGGCCTGGTGAGAGACACGCTTTGGGCCGCCCTGCGCATGACGGTACAACTCTTCTTCATCGGGTTCTACCTCGAATACCTGTTCCTGTGGGACAGTGTGTGGATTAACCTGTTGTGGGTACTCTTCATGATTGTGATTGCTTCGTCGACGGTATTGAAGCGGACCAAGCTCCCCTTGAAAATGCTCTTCATGGCCGTATCGGTAGCCTTTCTCGTCTCGCTGCTCATCATCGACCTCTACTTCCTGGGGCTGGTGGTGCGTCCCGAAAAGATATTCACGGCCCGCTACTTCATACCCATCAGTGGCATGATACTGGGCAACATGCTGTCGGCCAACGTGATTGCCCTCAACTCGTTCTACGGTTCGCTCAACCGCGAACGACAACTCTACCTCTACCTGCTGGGCAACGGAGCCTCGCCAGGCGAATCGCTCGCCCCCTTCATGCGCGAGGCACTCATCAAGTCGTTCAACCCCACCATTGCCTCGATGGCGGTGATGGGGCTCATCGCCCTGCCCGGCACCATGACCGGCCAGATACTGGGCGGCAGCAGCCCCAGCGTGGCCATCAAATACCAGATTCTGCTCATGATAGCCATCTTTGCCTCGTCGCTCATCTCGGTGCTGCTCACCTTGTGGATTTCGCGTCGGAAGAGTTTTGACCGCTATGGCATGATGCGTTTTTAG
- a CDS encoding ABC transporter ATP-binding protein — MIEFDNLTFIYDNKPLMQHFTCCIARGEKAVLYGPSGHGKSTLLASVPGFVRPDEGTIRIDGRTLDASTVQQVRRRIAWLPQEFTLPYDTVKELIEAPFRLRINQAQMPSRETVLHHFELLGLEPELYDKRSIEISGGQRQRIMILITALLHKEIVLLDEPTSALDPDSIARVVDYIHGWHEATVLMVSHDDRFINAFDRKIYIGD, encoded by the coding sequence ATGATCGAATTTGACAATCTCACCTTTATTTATGACAACAAGCCCTTGATGCAACACTTCACGTGTTGCATCGCCCGGGGCGAGAAAGCGGTGCTTTACGGCCCTTCGGGGCACGGTAAAAGCACCCTTCTTGCTTCGGTACCCGGCTTTGTCCGTCCCGACGAGGGGACTATCCGCATCGACGGCCGCACACTCGACGCATCGACCGTGCAACAGGTGCGCCGACGCATCGCCTGGCTGCCTCAGGAGTTTACCCTCCCTTACGACACGGTGAAGGAGCTGATCGAGGCCCCTTTCCGATTACGAATCAACCAGGCACAGATGCCTTCGCGCGAAACGGTCCTGCACCACTTCGAGCTGCTGGGACTGGAACCCGAACTGTATGACAAACGCTCGATCGAGATTTCGGGCGGACAGCGGCAACGCATCATGATTCTCATTACCGCTCTGCTGCACAAAGAGATCGTGCTGCTCGACGAACCCACCTCGGCCCTCGACCCCGACTCCATCGCCCGGGTGGTCGACTACATTCACGGGTGGCACGAGGCTACCGTGCTGATGGTATCGCACGACGACCGCTTCATCAACGCGTTCGACCGCAAAATTTATATCGGAGACTGA
- a CDS encoding S9 family peptidase → MNKLNCMMMAGTLLVTACQPTGKTGDIIGKQPVKVENGIMTTEVLMAFGRVSDPVVSPDKSKILFGVTYENVEQNKSNRELFVMDIDGQNKRQITCTPESEGNAVWINGGKQIAYLSGKSGDSQLWIMEADGSNARQISHHEKGVHGFLFSPDEKHILFIGNVKYSQKASDIYPDLDKATGRVIDDLMYKHWDEWVEEIPHPYIASFDGKALSDIVDIMEGEPYESPMKPFGGIESFAWTPDSKAVAYTSRKKTGLEYSISTNSDIYLYDLGSKQTRNLTEGMMGYDTTPAFSPDGKYMAWGSMERDGYESDKNRLFVMNMATGEKQDLTADFDYSTDELAWAPDGQSLFIRTAYQGEVHIFRVGLDKKIEQITTGYYDYASLAPVSETCLIAMRHSLSQPDEIYSVNPQSKEVKELSFENKDILDQLTMGKVEERWITTTDNKKMLTWIVYPPHFDPSKKYPAILYCQGGPQQAVSQFWSYRWNLQLMAANGYIVIAPNRRGLYGFGQEWLEQISGDYGGQNMKDYLSATDEMKKEPYVDGDHMGAVGASYGGFSVYWLAGHHQKRFKAFIAHAGIYNLEQQYVETEEMWFANWDMGGAPWDKTNATAQRTFATSPHKFVDQWDTPILITHGEYDFRILASQGMSAFNAAKLRGVPAEMLIFPDENHWILKPQNGVLWQRIFFRWLDRWLKPQTQTENPEPAK, encoded by the coding sequence ATGAATAAATTAAATTGTATGATGATGGCAGGAACTTTATTGGTAACGGCCTGTCAGCCGACCGGAAAAACCGGTGACATTATCGGCAAGCAACCCGTAAAAGTCGAAAACGGCATCATGACTACCGAGGTGCTCATGGCGTTCGGCCGGGTGAGCGACCCCGTGGTTTCGCCCGACAAGAGCAAGATCTTGTTTGGAGTGACCTACGAGAACGTGGAGCAGAACAAGAGCAACCGCGAGCTGTTTGTGATGGACATCGACGGACAGAACAAACGTCAGATTACCTGCACCCCCGAGTCGGAGGGTAACGCCGTGTGGATAAACGGCGGCAAACAGATTGCCTACCTCTCGGGCAAGAGCGGCGACTCGCAGCTGTGGATCATGGAGGCCGACGGCAGCAACGCCCGGCAGATAAGCCACCACGAGAAAGGGGTACACGGATTCCTCTTCTCGCCCGACGAGAAACATATCCTCTTCATCGGCAATGTGAAATACAGCCAGAAGGCTTCGGATATCTATCCCGACCTCGACAAGGCTACCGGCCGCGTCATCGACGACCTCATGTACAAGCACTGGGACGAGTGGGTCGAGGAGATTCCGCACCCCTACATCGCCTCGTTCGACGGTAAAGCGCTTTCGGACATCGTCGACATCATGGAGGGCGAGCCCTACGAGTCGCCCATGAAACCCTTCGGCGGCATCGAGTCGTTTGCCTGGACTCCCGACAGCAAGGCCGTGGCCTACACCAGCCGCAAGAAGACGGGATTGGAATACTCCATCTCGACCAACTCCGACATCTACCTCTATGACCTGGGCTCGAAACAGACCCGCAACCTCACCGAGGGCATGATGGGCTACGACACCACGCCTGCCTTCTCGCCCGACGGCAAATACATGGCTTGGGGCAGCATGGAGCGCGACGGTTACGAATCGGACAAGAACCGCCTCTTTGTCATGAACATGGCAACCGGCGAAAAACAGGACCTCACCGCCGACTTCGATTACAGCACCGACGAACTGGCCTGGGCCCCCGACGGACAGTCGCTCTTCATTCGCACAGCCTATCAGGGCGAGGTACACATCTTCCGCGTGGGTCTCGACAAGAAAATCGAGCAGATTACCACCGGCTACTACGACTATGCTTCGCTGGCTCCCGTGAGCGAGACCTGCCTCATCGCCATGCGTCACTCGCTGTCGCAACCCGACGAGATTTACAGCGTCAACCCCCAGAGCAAGGAGGTGAAGGAACTCTCGTTCGAGAACAAGGATATCCTCGACCAGCTCACCATGGGTAAGGTGGAAGAGCGCTGGATCACGACCACCGACAACAAGAAGATGCTCACCTGGATTGTCTATCCGCCCCACTTCGACCCCTCGAAGAAATATCCCGCCATTCTCTACTGCCAGGGCGGCCCGCAACAGGCTGTCAGCCAGTTCTGGTCCTACCGCTGGAACCTGCAACTGATGGCGGCCAACGGCTATATCGTCATCGCCCCCAACCGTCGCGGTCTCTACGGCTTCGGTCAGGAGTGGCTCGAACAGATTAGCGGCGACTACGGCGGCCAGAACATGAAGGACTACCTCAGCGCTACCGACGAGATGAAGAAAGAACCTTATGTCGACGGCGACCACATGGGTGCCGTGGGTGCCAGCTACGGCGGCTTCTCGGTGTACTGGCTGGCCGGCCATCACCAGAAACGGTTCAAGGCCTTCATCGCCCACGCCGGTATCTACAACCTCGAACAGCAATATGTCGAGACCGAAGAGATGTGGTTTGCCAACTGGGATATGGGCGGCGCACCCTGGGACAAGACGAACGCTACGGCTCAACGCACATTTGCCACTTCGCCCCACAAATTCGTAGACCAATGGGACACGCCTATCCTCATCACCCACGGCGAATATGACTTCCGTATCCTCGCCTCGCAAGGCATGTCGGCCTTCAATGCGGCCAAGTTGCGCGGCGTTCCGGCCGAGATGCTCATCTTCCCCGACGAAAACCACTGGATTCTGAAACCGCAGAACGGTGTGCTGTGGCAACGGATTTTCTTCCGCTGGCTCGACCGCTGGCTGAAACCTCAAACTCAAACCGAGAATCCGGAACCGGCGAAATGA